A genomic window from Companilactobacillus alimentarius DSM 20249 includes:
- a CDS encoding MSCRAMM family protein, producing MKKSYLYTYLVGLVLAFLLIFMPPQFSAQAATASNNSASVTTTTTTRAIEGITGLESNDATVTDMKGNAVNPSDDLYSWLNFNVNYNWSIPDNVQIKDGDTTSFELPNGLVASGDLSFPIYNSSGTAIGTGTIKNGSSTGTITFNNVLENTSLNRKGTLHLIAKGTQTNTNNDGQNWMFNKVGWVGGYDQNGVPNELTWNIAFNPNEHDLSGVTITDTLGANQTYIPGSLTAIGGSYENGGFVSNGVQLHPTVTAKGNTVTITFPDKVSTAVDIYYKVKVTPNPDGTTTWSNNATMASSEGNYNVGSETSWGGSDTGDGNEVGSINLKKTDSITGKALPGAEYKLVDSTGNVLMTNVTTNSDGIINIKNLLLGTYTMTEVKAPAGYHLNPDPITFTIPDNGNLNLNLTQTNEPIGEGNVVLTKSDSKVNKLLPDAIYDLLDGQGNIIQSNLTTDENGQIKVTNLAVGSYSFVETKAPEGYELNSDPIKFEITRDKTTQVEATNDETPKEPDTPITPPDVTPNEPDEPDEPNEPNEPNEPNEPNEPNEPNEPNEPNEPNEPNEPNEPNEPNEPENPGVTNPVEPEIPGVTNPVKPEVPGVTNPSEPEIPGTTNPIEPEVPSTTNPNESESPNNSEVPNVTTPDTGDITTNEVLPPMNSGSGTSGNVGSTTNNEPDTDQKGTFPQTGNEGGLFMLILGLFITLGIVLKYIIKKFSF from the coding sequence ATGAAAAAATCATATCTATACACGTACTTGGTTGGATTAGTTTTAGCATTCTTGCTTATTTTTATGCCGCCTCAATTTTCTGCTCAAGCTGCAACGGCATCAAATAATTCAGCTTCTGTAACAACTACTACAACTACAAGAGCAATTGAAGGAATCACTGGTCTAGAAAGTAATGACGCAACAGTTACCGATATGAAAGGTAATGCCGTCAATCCTTCTGACGACCTCTATTCATGGTTGAATTTCAATGTCAATTATAATTGGAGTATCCCTGACAATGTTCAGATCAAAGACGGTGATACAACTTCATTTGAACTTCCAAATGGGTTAGTCGCTTCTGGTGACTTATCATTTCCTATCTATAACTCAAGTGGCACAGCAATTGGTACAGGAACTATTAAGAATGGTTCTTCAACCGGTACAATCACATTCAATAACGTCCTAGAGAACACATCGTTGAATCGGAAAGGTACTCTACACTTAATTGCCAAAGGTACCCAAACCAATACCAACAACGATGGACAAAATTGGATGTTTAACAAAGTTGGCTGGGTCGGTGGCTACGATCAAAATGGCGTTCCAAATGAATTAACTTGGAATATTGCCTTCAATCCTAACGAACACGACTTAAGTGGTGTTACTATCACTGATACACTTGGAGCTAACCAAACATATATCCCCGGTAGCTTGACAGCTATTGGTGGATCATATGAAAATGGTGGCTTCGTAAGTAACGGCGTTCAATTACACCCAACAGTCACTGCTAAAGGCAATACTGTTACAATTACATTCCCTGACAAGGTTTCGACCGCTGTCGATATTTATTATAAAGTTAAAGTAACACCTAATCCTGACGGTACAACTACTTGGTCTAATAATGCCACAATGGCTTCCAGCGAAGGAAACTACAATGTTGGCTCCGAAACTTCTTGGGGTGGCAGTGATACAGGCGACGGCAATGAAGTCGGCAGTATCAATTTAAAGAAAACCGACTCCATTACTGGAAAAGCCTTACCTGGCGCAGAATATAAATTAGTTGATAGTACTGGCAATGTCTTAATGACTAACGTTACTACTAATTCAGATGGTATAATCAACATCAAGAATTTGCTATTAGGTACTTATACTATGACTGAGGTCAAGGCTCCTGCTGGTTATCATTTGAATCCTGATCCAATTACTTTTACCATTCCAGATAATGGCAATTTAAATTTGAATCTAACTCAAACTAATGAGCCAATCGGTGAAGGCAATGTTGTTTTGACCAAATCAGATTCCAAAGTCAATAAGCTTTTACCCGATGCTATTTACGACCTCTTAGATGGTCAAGGTAATATTATCCAAAGCAACTTAACGACTGATGAAAATGGTCAGATCAAAGTAACTAATCTTGCTGTTGGGTCATATTCATTTGTTGAAACAAAGGCCCCCGAAGGTTATGAATTAAATAGTGATCCCATCAAGTTCGAAATCACTAGAGATAAGACTACTCAAGTTGAGGCAACTAATGATGAGACTCCAAAAGAGCCTGATACACCAATCACCCCACCTGATGTAACTCCTAATGAACCTGACGAACCTGATGAACCTAACGAACCTAATGAACCTAACGAACCTAACGAACCTAATGAACCTAATGAACCTAATGAACCTAATGAACCTAATGAACCTAATGAACCTAATGAACCTAATGAACCTAACGAACCTAACGAACCAGAGAATCCTGGTGTAACGAATCCTGTTGAACCCGAAATCCCTGGCGTAACAAATCCTGTTAAACCTGAAGTTCCTGGCGTAACAAATCCTAGTGAACCTGAAATTCCTGGTACAACGAATCCTATTGAACCCGAAGTTCCTAGTACAACGAATCCTAACGAATCTGAATCTCCAAATAATTCAGAAGTTCCTAATGTAACAACTCCAGATACTGGTGATATTACTACTAATGAAGTACTTCCACCTATGAATTCAGGCAGCGGTACTAGTGGCAATGTTGGTTCAACTACAAACAATGAACCTGATACCGATCAAAAGGGCACCTTCCCTCAGACTGGTAACGAAGGCGGATTATTCATGTTAATTCTTGGATTATTTATTACCTTAGGCATAGTTCTAAAATATATTATCAAGAAATTTAGCTTTTAA
- a CDS encoding LysR family transcriptional regulator, protein MPKIDSLNMLRFLDMLLKHGNYTKAAKDLYISQPYLTQTIQKVESELGIEIINRKVSPLQLTDAGRIYYQYLNSLETEKSNFQKQIIQYSSPQKTVLKIGVLSSLGTYLLPIFLNQYLAKHPQVNIELQEDIPEINEKKVLTGDIDFLLGQNPETISPHLTVRNQGTHGYFAIIPKTSQFFRKGVNSLEPNSVSLKKLLQEKLVLTTHGSAIRQQVDYLLQRYKITPNVILESNNIFTTSKLATSGLGVTFLPESVYIHPNANEFNIYPLPQSIISLDYFIAYQANRTLTQVEKDLVDSFLVNLRTSIDQDPTLL, encoded by the coding sequence ATGCCAAAAATAGATTCTTTAAATATGTTGCGTTTCTTGGATATGTTATTGAAGCACGGAAATTATACTAAGGCTGCTAAAGACTTATATATTTCACAGCCTTATTTAACACAGACAATTCAAAAAGTTGAAAGTGAATTAGGAATTGAAATTATTAATCGCAAGGTTTCACCTTTACAATTGACCGACGCTGGTAGAATTTATTATCAATATCTCAATTCCTTGGAAACTGAAAAAAGTAATTTTCAAAAACAAATAATCCAATATTCCTCTCCTCAAAAAACAGTCCTTAAAATTGGAGTTCTTTCCAGTCTTGGAACATATTTATTACCCATCTTTTTAAATCAATACTTAGCCAAGCACCCTCAAGTAAATATTGAATTACAAGAGGATATCCCTGAAATTAATGAGAAAAAAGTTCTTACTGGTGACATCGATTTTCTTCTTGGACAAAATCCTGAAACCATCTCTCCACATTTAACCGTCCGCAACCAAGGGACCCATGGATACTTCGCCATCATCCCTAAAACTTCCCAATTTTTTCGTAAAGGTGTCAATTCTTTAGAGCCCAATTCAGTTTCTTTGAAAAAGCTCCTCCAAGAAAAACTAGTTCTTACCACACATGGTTCTGCCATTCGTCAGCAAGTCGATTATTTATTGCAACGATACAAAATCACTCCCAATGTCATTTTAGAAAGCAACAATATCTTCACGACTTCTAAACTAGCAACTAGTGGTTTAGGTGTCACTTTTCTACCTGAAAGCGTCTATATCCACCCAAATGCTAACGAGTTTAATATTTATCCTTTACCACAAAGCATCATCTCTCTTGATTACTTCATCGCTTACCAAGCGAATCGTACTCTTACCCAAGTTGAAAAAGATTTAGTTGATTCGTTTCTAGTGAATTTACGAACAAGTATCGATCAAGATCCTACTCTACTGTGA
- the rpoN gene encoding RNA polymerase factor sigma-54, which yields MELKQSLNQKQVQGLSLTQGMRQSILVLQSDAIDLADYLNEQSLENPLFDVHIDLDMPFIENSNQTSYQIRDNQQSLFEYLLDQVQLTMRKTTLRDLVIYLIEQLNPNGYLTLSDKEILHELEEVTPIMLLDAKTLLHQLDPPGIGARDLQECLYLQAEAEHADPEIMSMLSDNFDIFVKHEWKQLRRKLKLSNEKLQKDVDFIQSLTANPGQRYTSQGEQYVVPELRVKKNKDKLSLSVTKYGQPQIVFAEETYDRLEKSTDIDVKQYIREKYSQYRTLEYNLERRIETISIIGKCIVNAQYQFFMQNSKALKPLLIRDVAQKLRLSESTVSRTVNGKYIQTDFGIFELKSFFSRRSKVTVGEKEQSVDQVKKKIKNLLESENSSKPLSDQKISDLLIGDGLKIARRTVAKYREELGFPSTSRRRI from the coding sequence ATGGAATTGAAACAAAGCCTTAACCAAAAACAGGTTCAAGGTTTGTCGTTAACCCAAGGAATGCGCCAATCAATTTTAGTTTTACAATCGGATGCAATTGATTTGGCAGATTATTTGAATGAACAGAGTTTAGAGAATCCACTCTTTGATGTTCATATTGATTTGGACATGCCCTTTATTGAGAATAGTAATCAAACTTCTTATCAAATAAGAGATAATCAACAGTCGTTGTTTGAGTATTTATTAGATCAGGTACAATTGACCATGCGTAAAACAACGTTGAGGGATTTAGTGATTTATTTAATTGAACAGTTGAATCCTAATGGATATTTGACACTATCAGATAAAGAAATTTTGCATGAACTGGAAGAGGTAACACCAATAATGTTACTAGATGCTAAAACATTGCTGCATCAATTGGATCCTCCAGGGATTGGAGCCAGAGACTTACAAGAATGTTTGTATCTACAAGCTGAGGCTGAGCATGCTGATCCAGAAATTATGTCGATGTTGAGTGATAATTTTGATATTTTTGTTAAACATGAATGGAAACAATTACGTCGAAAATTGAAATTGTCGAACGAGAAGTTACAAAAGGATGTTGATTTTATCCAGTCATTAACCGCTAATCCTGGTCAAAGATATACCTCTCAAGGTGAACAGTATGTCGTCCCAGAATTGCGAGTCAAAAAGAATAAAGATAAATTGAGTTTGTCAGTAACTAAATATGGTCAACCACAAATTGTTTTTGCAGAGGAGACCTATGATCGCTTAGAAAAATCGACTGATATTGATGTTAAACAGTATATTCGTGAAAAATATAGTCAATATAGAACTTTGGAATATAATTTGGAACGTCGAATTGAAACTATTTCAATTATTGGGAAATGTATCGTCAATGCTCAATATCAATTCTTTATGCAAAATTCAAAAGCTCTAAAACCATTATTAATTCGAGATGTCGCTCAAAAATTGAGATTGAGTGAGTCTACTGTCAGTCGGACCGTCAATGGTAAATATATTCAAACAGATTTTGGAATTTTTGAATTGAAGAGCTTCTTCTCACGTCGCAGCAAAGTTACAGTAGGTGAAAAGGAACAATCAGTTGATCAAGTGAAGAAAAAAATCAAGAATCTTTTGGAAAGTGAAAATTCAAGTAAACCCTTGAGTGATCAAAAGATTTCTGATTTGTTGATTGGTGATGGTTTGAAAATTGCTCGTCGAACAGTGGCTAAATATCGAGAAGAATTAGGATTTCCATCAACAAGTCGAAGAAGAATTTAG
- a CDS encoding flavocytochrome c — MKFIGIVGTNAKKSYNRMLLQFMQKHFMDKAEIEILELKDVPMFNESQDQSKSEIIQEFNQKIEASDGVIIATPEHNHSIPAALKSIIEWLSFNLHPLDGKPVMIVGASYSIQGSSRAQLHLRQILDAPGVNASVMPGSEFLLGRAQEAFDENGNLNSERTISFLDSCFAKFMKFADIIAQMNIPEDISYTPGTFKVTAVGHNGDLPMEVTLSDDRIEKIDIDTSSETQGIADVAFKRVPQEIIDGQTLNVDVVAGASITSNGVIDGVAKAVKLAGANPDDLKKRKRASGPNKQNVIEYNTDVAVVGAGGAGLTAATRTIQQGKKAIVIEKFPAVGGNTVRAGGPMNASDPKWQNKFEEIPGERHTLKEITEIDEETIDQEYLTDFRALKKQINEYLKENEDKKAYLFDSKLLHRIQTYLGGKRVDLNGNKIYGQYDLVKELTDHALESVKWLEDVGVKFDKTQVTMPVGALWRRGHKPLGSQGFAFIEALKKFLEAHDGKIITDTAVKQLIIEDGQVKGIIAKSSDGKKVIVHAKAIVLASGGFGANTKMLKEYNTYWSNIDDDIMTTNSPAITGDGIRLGQSAGAELVGMGFSQMMPVSDPQTGELFSGLQVPPQNYVMVNQKGKRFVNEYGSRDELTKAAIDNGSLFYLIADDEIKKTAYNTSQNQIDKQVEQGTLYRDDTLEGLAKQIGMDPKVFVKTINDYNSYVDQGEDPEFHKNAFDLKVQTAPFYATPRKPAVHHTMGGLKIDTDAHVINQDGKIITGLYAAGEVAGGIHAGNRLGGNSLSDIFTFGRIAANNALKDM; from the coding sequence ATGAAATTTATTGGAATCGTTGGTACAAATGCCAAGAAATCATATAATCGCATGTTATTGCAGTTCATGCAGAAGCACTTTATGGATAAAGCTGAAATTGAAATTCTTGAATTGAAAGATGTTCCAATGTTTAATGAATCACAAGATCAATCTAAGAGTGAGATTATTCAAGAGTTTAATCAAAAAATCGAAGCATCTGATGGAGTAATCATTGCAACACCCGAACACAATCATTCAATTCCAGCTGCTTTAAAGAGTATTATCGAGTGGCTTTCGTTTAATTTACATCCCCTAGATGGGAAACCAGTTATGATTGTTGGTGCTTCATACAGTATCCAAGGATCGTCCAGAGCTCAATTGCATTTACGTCAAATTTTAGATGCACCTGGAGTCAATGCCAGTGTCATGCCAGGTTCAGAATTCTTGTTGGGTAGAGCTCAAGAGGCCTTTGATGAAAATGGCAATCTTAATTCAGAACGGACAATCAGTTTTCTGGATAGTTGTTTTGCCAAATTCATGAAATTTGCTGATATTATTGCTCAAATGAATATTCCAGAAGATATTTCTTATACACCCGGAACCTTTAAGGTCACTGCGGTGGGCCATAATGGCGATTTACCAATGGAAGTTACTTTATCAGATGATCGGATTGAAAAAATTGATATTGATACTTCTAGTGAAACTCAAGGAATTGCTGACGTTGCATTCAAACGTGTACCACAGGAAATCATTGATGGACAAACTTTAAACGTTGATGTCGTAGCTGGTGCCTCAATAACTAGTAATGGTGTGATCGATGGTGTTGCCAAGGCAGTCAAATTGGCCGGCGCTAACCCAGATGATTTGAAAAAACGTAAGAGAGCCAGTGGACCTAATAAGCAAAATGTTATCGAGTATAATACCGACGTTGCTGTAGTCGGTGCTGGTGGGGCCGGACTTACCGCTGCAACTAGAACTATTCAACAAGGGAAAAAAGCAATTGTCATTGAAAAATTTCCTGCTGTTGGTGGAAATACCGTACGTGCTGGTGGACCAATGAATGCCTCTGACCCCAAATGGCAGAATAAATTTGAAGAGATTCCTGGGGAACGTCATACCTTAAAAGAAATTACGGAAATTGATGAAGAAACAATCGATCAAGAATATTTAACTGATTTTCGTGCTTTGAAAAAACAAATTAATGAATATTTAAAGGAAAATGAAGATAAAAAAGCTTATCTTTTTGATTCAAAGCTTTTACACCGGATTCAGACTTATCTGGGTGGTAAAAGAGTTGATTTAAATGGAAATAAAATTTATGGACAATATGATTTAGTTAAAGAATTGACCGATCATGCTTTAGAATCAGTCAAATGGCTGGAAGATGTCGGTGTTAAATTTGATAAGACTCAAGTGACAATGCCAGTTGGAGCATTGTGGAGACGAGGACATAAACCATTAGGCAGTCAAGGATTTGCCTTTATTGAAGCTTTAAAGAAGTTCCTTGAAGCACATGATGGAAAAATCATTACCGATACTGCCGTTAAACAACTAATAATTGAAGATGGACAAGTCAAAGGAATCATCGCCAAAAGTTCTGACGGTAAAAAAGTGATAGTTCATGCTAAAGCAATTGTCCTAGCTTCTGGTGGCTTTGGCGCTAACACTAAGATGCTCAAAGAGTACAACACTTATTGGTCCAATATCGATGACGATATTATGACAACTAATTCTCCAGCTATTACAGGGGATGGTATCCGTCTAGGTCAAAGTGCAGGAGCAGAATTGGTAGGTATGGGATTCTCACAGATGATGCCGGTGTCTGATCCACAAACGGGCGAACTCTTCAGTGGACTACAAGTTCCACCTCAGAACTATGTCATGGTCAATCAAAAAGGAAAACGTTTCGTTAATGAATATGGCAGTCGTGATGAATTAACGAAGGCTGCTATTGATAATGGAAGCTTATTCTATTTGATAGCTGATGATGAAATTAAAAAGACAGCTTACAATACTAGTCAGAATCAAATTGATAAACAGGTTGAACAGGGTACTTTGTATCGTGATGATACTTTAGAAGGTTTAGCTAAACAAATTGGAATGGATCCGAAAGTATTTGTTAAGACTATCAATGACTACAATTCTTATGTTGATCAAGGAGAGGATCCTGAATTTCACAAGAACGCTTTTGATTTGAAAGTTCAAACTGCACCATTTTATGCAACACCTAGAAAACCCGCGGTTCATCACACGATGGGTGGTTTGAAAATTGATACAGATGCTCATGTAATTAATCAAGATGGAAAAATTATTACAGGATTATATGCGGCCGGTGAAGTTGCTGGAGGAATTCATGCCGGTAATCGCCTTGGTGGTAATTCATTAAGTGATATTTTTACATTCGGACGTATTGCCGCAAATAATGCTTTGAAAGATATGTAA
- the citX gene encoding citrate lyase holo-[acyl-carrier protein] synthase: MIDVFSEGVSQDIAQVLQNRDNRVNEQRILFRKLDENQSLISAKLNIPGPIKNNLYLIQVFQSGLEQFTQGLEVDYQLIWNIATGPEAFLILNESNIAVKKHSMEFEDNNKLGRLFDIDVLTNSDGSLHPLSRKDFHQAERKCLLCNQPAKICARSRTHSVGEMQNYINKLINKNLELSWN; this comes from the coding sequence ATGATTGATGTATTTTCTGAAGGTGTTTCACAGGATATTGCCCAAGTATTGCAAAATCGAGATAATCGGGTAAATGAACAGCGGATTCTTTTTAGAAAGCTAGATGAAAATCAATCATTGATTAGTGCAAAATTAAATATTCCTGGTCCAATTAAAAACAATCTTTATTTGATACAAGTTTTTCAGTCCGGATTAGAGCAATTTACGCAAGGTTTGGAAGTTGATTATCAGTTAATATGGAATATAGCGACCGGTCCCGAGGCATTTTTGATTCTGAATGAGTCGAATATTGCAGTGAAGAAGCATTCGATGGAGTTCGAAGATAATAATAAATTGGGTAGATTGTTTGATATAGATGTATTAACGAACAGTGATGGCTCTTTACATCCGTTGAGTAGAAAAGATTTTCACCAAGCGGAAAGAAAATGTCTACTCTGCAATCAACCTGCTAAAATCTGTGCTCGAAGTCGAACTCATAGTGTTGGTGAGATGCAAAACTATATAAATAAATTAATAAATAAAAATTTGGAGCTTTCATGGAATTAA
- a CDS encoding AEC family transporter, translating into MNIGQLINQIALMFCLMLVGILINKLKFMHSQTSSDLTNVLLYIVSPCLIINAFEQPYSQSRIRQFILAAIGVVVLYVIEIIVVKLIFGRLKNENLKRITQYGSIYSNAGFMGIPLISSLFGSKGVFFAVVSLAGFNIFSWTQGVSLFKDTKNGTSEKISWRQVLLNPNIIAIVLGIFIFAFSIRIPNMPNQVIKYVGSINTPLSMIVIGNSLANIKFTKDMLNKEIGLTILLRNLIFPIISIFLLKIIGVTGIAFYTTIVMAACPVAGLVVLFTLQAHGDAAPAISVMSLSTILCLITIPLVFALGTIL; encoded by the coding sequence ATGAATATTGGGCAATTGATCAATCAAATTGCTTTGATGTTTTGTTTAATGCTAGTGGGTATTTTAATAAATAAATTGAAATTCATGCATTCGCAAACTTCAAGTGACTTAACAAATGTTTTATTATACATTGTTTCACCGTGTCTAATTATCAATGCTTTTGAACAACCATATTCGCAATCACGCATTAGGCAATTTATTTTAGCTGCTATCGGTGTTGTAGTACTTTATGTAATTGAAATTATTGTGGTTAAATTAATTTTTGGAAGATTAAAAAATGAGAATCTAAAGAGAATCACTCAGTACGGCAGTATTTATTCTAATGCTGGTTTTATGGGAATTCCCTTAATCAGTTCCTTATTTGGTTCCAAGGGGGTCTTTTTTGCAGTTGTATCGTTGGCTGGATTTAATATTTTTAGTTGGACACAGGGAGTATCTTTGTTCAAAGATACTAAAAATGGGACATCTGAAAAAATTAGTTGGCGACAAGTATTGTTGAATCCCAACATTATTGCAATTGTTTTAGGTATTTTTATATTTGCCTTTTCAATAAGAATTCCTAATATGCCTAATCAAGTGATTAAATATGTTGGTTCGATAAATACACCATTGTCGATGATTGTTATTGGTAATAGTTTGGCCAATATCAAATTTACGAAGGATATGTTGAATAAAGAGATTGGATTGACGATTTTATTACGTAATTTAATTTTCCCGATAATTAGTATTTTCTTATTGAAAATTATTGGAGTAACTGGGATTGCTTTTTATACGACGATTGTCATGGCAGCCTGTCCAGTAGCAGGTTTAGTTGTACTTTTCACTTTGCAAGCTCACGGGGATGCTGCACCGGCAATCTCAGTGATGAGTTTATCAACTATCTTGTGCTTGATAACCATTCCTTTGGTCTTTGCTTTAGGAACTATTTTATAG
- the citG gene encoding triphosphoribosyl-dephospho-CoA synthase CitG: protein MELSEHLADAALKALLYEVDVQPKPGLVDPVDHLTHLDMDVFTFIDSAVSLQPYLKEFAQAGIDFQGDDLRDLFKIIRPIGIKAEKAMFLATENINTHKGAIFSLGILLAASGYDQNNISSVTQEMLQGLTENDFKDLDKKQNLSNGERMYLKYGVTGIRGEAQDGYPIVFDNSLPYLKSQSGNDFNNILLDTLMVIISQSYDSNVVKRGNMDALKNVQKFAQEILNVGGCGNLAGKKVLNDLNNYCNENNLSLGGSADLLIVTIFLSLI from the coding sequence ATGGAATTAAGTGAACATTTAGCAGATGCTGCTTTGAAAGCTTTGTTATATGAAGTAGACGTTCAACCTAAACCAGGGTTAGTTGATCCAGTGGATCATTTGACCCATTTGGATATGGACGTCTTTACTTTTATTGACAGTGCTGTATCATTGCAACCATATTTAAAAGAATTTGCCCAGGCGGGAATAGATTTTCAGGGTGATGATTTACGAGATTTATTTAAAATCATTCGTCCTATTGGAATTAAAGCTGAGAAAGCTATGTTTTTAGCAACAGAAAATATCAATACACATAAGGGAGCCATCTTTTCTTTAGGAATATTATTAGCTGCTAGTGGCTATGATCAAAATAATATTTCTTCAGTGACTCAAGAAATGCTTCAGGGCTTGACTGAAAATGATTTCAAAGACTTGGATAAAAAGCAAAACTTGAGTAACGGAGAAAGGATGTATCTTAAATATGGAGTTACTGGTATCCGCGGTGAGGCTCAAGATGGTTATCCAATTGTTTTTGATAATTCTTTACCATATTTAAAATCTCAAAGTGGGAATGATTTTAATAATATTTTATTAGATACTTTAATGGTAATCATTTCTCAATCATATGACTCTAACGTAGTTAAACGTGGGAATATGGATGCGTTAAAAAATGTGCAAAAATTTGCTCAAGAGATTTTGAATGTTGGGGGATGCGGCAATTTGGCCGGAAAAAAGGTTTTAAATGATCTGAATAATTATTGTAATGAGAATAATCTCAGTCTTGGCGGTAGCGCGGATCTTTTGATTGTAACTATTTTTCTATCTTTGATCTAA
- a CDS encoding NADPH-dependent FMN reductase, translated as MKLVGIVGTNSLESTNRRLLQYMKQHYGKKVELEICEIADIPVFDEPEDKKAPESVQELSKKIANSDGVIFATPEYDHSIPAVLKNTIEWLSYTTRPLINKPVMIIGASNGSLGTSRAQGHLRQILEAPELKALIMPNVEFLLGRSLQAFDDDGQLVYKEKVQELDQDFDEFISFVQLTQKLMTDDKFFEKNKQFSWDQVANGEDM; from the coding sequence ATGAAATTAGTTGGAATCGTAGGAACTAATTCTTTAGAATCAACCAATCGTCGTTTATTGCAGTATATGAAGCAACATTATGGTAAAAAAGTAGAATTAGAAATTTGTGAAATTGCGGATATTCCTGTTTTTGATGAACCTGAGGATAAAAAGGCCCCAGAATCTGTCCAAGAGTTGTCAAAGAAAATCGCTAACAGTGATGGGGTAATCTTTGCAACACCGGAGTATGATCATTCAATTCCAGCAGTATTGAAAAATACCATTGAATGGCTTTCTTACACTACACGTCCATTAATCAATAAACCAGTAATGATTATAGGTGCTTCAAATGGTTCGTTGGGTACTTCCAGAGCACAAGGTCATTTGCGTCAAATTCTGGAGGCTCCAGAATTAAAAGCTTTGATTATGCCTAATGTTGAATTTTTGCTGGGTAGATCATTGCAGGCTTTTGATGATGACGGTCAATTAGTTTACAAAGAAAAAGTTCAAGAGCTGGACCAAGACTTTGATGAATTTATTTCTTTCGTACAGTTAACCCAGAAGTTGATGACCGATGATAAATTCTTTGAAAAGAATAAACAATTTTCTTGGGATCAAGTTGCAAATGGGGAGGACATGTAA